The following coding sequences are from one Triticum aestivum cultivar Chinese Spring chromosome 5A, IWGSC CS RefSeq v2.1, whole genome shotgun sequence window:
- the LOC123107144 gene encoding putative ripening-related protein 2, with translation MPRSTSRLLLLALAASHLLLAGAGAGCGPSGTLRPSRGHSCEDCCKAGQAYPTYTCSPPVSSSTRAVMTLNDFDAGGDGGDPSECDGAFHHNSERVVALSTGWYSGGSRCGKSIRIRANGRSVLAKVVDECDTVNGCDREHAFQPPCRNNVVDASQAVWDALGITGEEVGEYNVTWADA, from the coding sequence ATGCCGAGGTCCACCAGCCGCCTCCTTCTGCTCGCGCTAGCGGCGAGCCACCTGctgctcgccggcgccggcgccggctgcGGGCCGAGCGGCACGCTCCGGCCGAGCCGGGGCCACTCGTGCGAGGACTGCTGCAAGGCCGGGCAGGCGTACCCGACGTACACGTGCTCGCCGCCGGTCTCCTCGTCCACCCGGGCGGTCATGACGTTGAACGACTTCgacgcgggcggcgacggcggggacccGTCGGAGTGCGACGGCGCGTTCCACCACAACTCGGAGCGCGTGGTGGCGCTGTCCACGGGGTGGTACAGCGGGGGCTCCCGCTGCGGCAAGAGCATACGGATCCGGGCCAACGGCAGGTCCGTGCTGGCCAAGGTCGTCGACGAGTGCGACACCGTCAACGGGTGCGACCGCGAGCACGCCTTCCAGCCGCCGTGCCGCAACAACGTCGTGGACGCCTCCCAGGCGGTCTGGGACGCGCTGGGCATCACCGGGGAGGAGGTCGGCGAGTACAACGTCACTTGGGCGGATGCATGA